One Oncorhynchus mykiss isolate Arlee chromosome 9, USDA_OmykA_1.1, whole genome shotgun sequence genomic window, TTTTGTGAGCTATTGGATCACTCCAATCCTCTTTGTCAGTTATCTACGGTGCCTCGAAAAGAACACGAGGTGGAAGTAGTGCCTGCTCGCGGAAAGATACGATATTGGACTGATCCAATAGCTCACATAACTGTGGTTATATACGTGACCTTTGTTGTCTTGGGGATGTGGTTTAatgtgggtgtttcttgggtGTTTCTTTGCCATTTAATCACAACAAACAAGGCCAGTAGCAAATATTGCTTATAACTAACCCAAGCTAGACCAGAGCatgtcatttccaatgggagcaaattaatcatagtgggcagaacaactaaggtgtcacaccctgacctgtttcgtctttgtgattgtctccacccccactTATATAACAAGAgataatatataaacatatttatatctgtgttctctgtttgtctgttgccagttggttttgttcatcaagcctaccagtgttttCCCCCTTGTTCCTGTCTTTTCTAAAGTTCCTGTCTTCTAGTTTTCCTGGTTTTGGCCATTctccctgccctgaccctgagactgcctgccgttctgtaccttttggactctgacctgggttactgacctctgcctgccctgaccctgagactgcgtaccctgaccctgagactgcgtGCCCTGatcctgagactgcctgccattctgtacctttttGACTCTGACCTGggttactgacctctgcctgccctgaccctgagactgtgtgccctgaccctgagactgcctgcccttctgtaccttttggactctaacctgaattactgacctctgcctgcccttgacttgTTGACCTgttgccccctgttctagtaataaacctTTGTTACTGTCTGCATCATTttttcgacactgtctgcatcagGGTAGAGCCAAGCACTAGCTATTGAGATCATTTTGGTGCATTTATTTGCTTATTGATTTATttgatatatttttgtttttttaacctttatttaactaggcaagtcagttaagaataaattcttatttacaatgacggcctaccaaaaggcaaaaggactcctgcggggacgggggctgggtaaaaaaaaaaaagtaggacAAAACActcatcacgacaagagagacacaacactacacGGAGACCTCTTCCCGTtcgggaacgcctactctgtgaagcGCGCTtgtaaacaatgcattttttaaaaatcattggcaaagggtaaagtctacaaaacgcaGCCCACTCTGTTATAGAttttagttttggaaacagaaaactgtatggagATCAAATATTTCATAGATGAGAAAATTAacagaatgtcggccaaaatcgatcttgctccatcttctcccactgccggccactgggctttGTCTCATCACCATACTTGAtattgtaatgacctgactagatcataaaggaacaattgtccagactgAGGCTTGAGtttacgaattgacggtttattaacccaactttacacaggctactgtttggccgtagcccacgccaaataaatgaaagacCCCACAAACCAACTGTGAGCTTCTCTTGTGAAGgccagacgtaagagagagaacaatggctaaacctggtcttaacttGAAGGAAGGGATATGGGGGACAAGGAAGCGGGAATGGGGAATACAGTCCGTGACTCCGGGGAACCACGCAGTGACACAGGGGGGAGTTTGGGGAGAAGAAGCCCCTCTGTATGAGGCTGTATGAGGCTGTATGAGGCTAACCTGTCCCGGTGCAGTGCCACCTTTCTCCCCCTGGGAGGAAGCTACACCCGGTAAACAACCTCCCCTACCCTCTCCAGGATGCTGCAGGGTCCCACCCAGTGACTGTCCAACTTGGGGCATCTGCCTTTTTTTCTTAGGGGGCTATAGACCCAGACCAGCTCCCCAGCCACAAAGTGCCTTCCCCGGGTGTGAACGTCGTAGTTCCTTTTCTGCCTCACACCTGCATTCACCAGCTGCTCTTTGGCGAAGGTTTGGGCTGTCTCCAGGCGGTCCTGTTGTCTCCGGGCATACTCCGGCCCAGGGGGAACATGAGGGCTATCCAGGGGCCGACCAAACGCCGTCTCTGCAGGGGTGCGAATCTCTCTCCCCAGCATGAGGGCAGGCGTGCAGGAGGTGGAGTCTTGGACAGCGGAGCAGCATACCATGAGGACCATAGGCAGGTGCTTGTCCCAGTCACGCTGGTGTTTGGCAGAGACGATGGCCTGCTGCTGTCCAAGCGTTTTGTTGAAGCGCTCCACAAGGCCATCACTTTGAGGATGGAGAGAAGTAGTGCGGGTCTTGTGCATACCCGGCCTCTCACACATGGTGGCGAACACACAGGACTCAAAGTTTCTGCCTTGGTCGCTGTGGATGGACTCTGCAGCTCCAAACCTGCTGAACATCCCAGCTATCAGGGCGTCGACAATGGTCTCTGCCTCCTGGTCAGGCAGAGCATAGGCCTCAGGCCATTTTGTGAAATAGTCCATGGCCGTGAGCACTCAGTGGTTTCCACTGTCTGTGGTGGGGAATGGCCCAACTACATCCCACCCTCTCCATGAGAGCCCCCAATGGGAACTGTTGGAGCTGAGCATGAGAGCGGCCTGGGGGGCCCTTTCTCGCTGTGCAGTGGTCACAGCGGCGGCAAAAGTCCTCCACATCCCTCTTGAGCTGCCCCCAGTAAAAGCCCTGACGGAGGTGGCGGAGTGTTTTTGTGACCCCAAAGTGCCCTGGCGTCAGCGTTGGAGTGGCGTGCCCCTGCCCTGTGCACCACTGTGAAGTCATACGGCTGAAGCTCCTCCAACCAGCGAGCCACCTGCCCCTCTGGCTCTCTGAAAGACATGAGCCACTGGAGAGCAGAGTGGTCCGTCCTTACAGTAAAGGGCAGGCCACCCAGGTAGTACTTGAAGTGTTTCACGGAAGCAACAACAGCCAAGAGCTCCCGCCGGGTGACACAGTAGCGCGCTCATGTTTGTCAAATGTTTTGCTGAAGTAcgcccccactctctccccctctggccCCACCTGGGCTAGCATCCCACCCATGCCCACATTGCTCACGTCTGTGTCCAGGATAAAGGGCAAGGTGAGGTCAAGGGGGGCGAGCACGGGGGCCTCGATCAGTTTGAGGGTGTTGAAGGCCTCGTCACACTCCATGGTCCAAGTGAAGGCCTTGTCCTTCGGCAGCAGGCGGTTCATGGGAGAAGCGACGCTTGAGAAGCCCCGTACAAACCTCCTGTAGTACGAGGCCAGGCCCAGGAAGCTCTTCAGCTGACGCTGGTTGGTGGGGGTGGGCCAGTCTCGGACAGCCCCCACCTTGTCCTCCATAGTGCTGATACCCTCCTTCCCCACTCTCTGGCCCAAGaaggacacctctctcctcatgaAGTGGCACTTCTCGGGGTGGAGCTTCAGACCTGCGGCAGCCACCCGCTCCAGCACACGCCGAAGCGCCACCAGGGCTGACTGGAAGGGGCTGCCATGGGCCAGGATGTCATCGAGGTATACCAGACACTGCTGTCGGGGGATGCCATCCAGCACGCTGTCCATCAAACGCTCAAAAGTAGCTGGAGCGTTGCACAAGTCGAAGCACAGGACCTTGAACTGCCAGTGTCCTCTGATAGTGGAGAACGCAGGTTTGGCTCTGGCCTCTGGGGAGAGGGGCACCTACCAATAGCCACCTAGGAGGTCTAGTGAGGAGAACCAGGCGGACCCCCTAACCAGGCCCAGCGACTCATCGATACGTGGTATGGGGTATGAGTCCTTCCTGGTTACCTCATTCAGCCGCCTGTAGTCCGCACAGAACCTCAGCTTGCCCCCCTTCTTAGGAACCATGACGACTGGCACCACCCAGGGGCTGTCTGAGGGATCAATGAAGTCTGCCCGCTGCATCTCCAACACAGCCATGTCTGCCGCCTCCTGGCGTGCCAGCGGGATACGGCGGGGACGCATCTTGATGGGTCGAGCATCACGTGTGTCGATCTCATGCTGCACCAGATGAGTCTGACCCACCTCTTCCTCACTCAGCGCAAAGCTGTCTCTGAATTCAAACAGCAACTGCCACAACCGTTCCTGCTGCTCGGGGTCAAGACCAACACAGTTCCtcccccatatctccctcactgcagacagtgttctctcctctcccatctgggGTAGCTGGGCTGGGGGGGCGCGGCCCGGACTCACGGAGAGATGTGCCGTGGAGGTAGCTGGGGGAATGTAACACACAGCCGTAGGTGACAGGGGGGCTGGGGGAAAGTCACACACAGATGTGGGGGAGGAGGGGCAGCCATGAGTCTCTGCTGCTTTAACTGTTGGAGTAAAGGGTTTGTTGGGTTGAGTGAATGTGACATTAGGGGGGGCCATGGTGACTGCCGGCCCTCCCTGGAAGCTCAGTTGTGCCCCCATTTAGGTCTAACAGGCAGCCTGTGCTCCTAAGAAAGTCCAACCCCAGGATACAAGGGTCCTGCACAGTCACCACCCACACAGGATGACGCACAGTCCTGCCCCCTACTGTTAGCTAGCACCCGTAGAGGCTCTCCAGGCTGCCTGCGTCTATTACTCAGTTCGGAGCGCAGCAGCCCGGGCTGTACACACTGTCCATAGCGCCTCCTCAGTGCTCCCACTAAAGCACCATTATGATGTCTGTCCTCGGGGCTAATCAATATCAAACAGACCAGAGCATCATCCGTGAGGCATAAAACCAACTGCAGTGCCCTTTCTTCATTCGACCACCCCCTAAAATGAGCTAACAGTTCAAACTGAGCATGAAAAGCTTCCCAATCCGCCTTACCGGAATACTTCGGGGTCTTAACCGATACGGACGCAGCCGGGAACTGGGCGCCGCCATGTTTGTTTACATCCTGAGCCCCAGATTCCTCGTCCCGCCGCGTCGACGTCACCCCTTCGGTCCGCCCACCAGAATCCGCGCGAAGCACAGTCGACAAAGGACTCATGCCCGCTATAGCCGCCATCACTTTAACGTCCTCCCTCAAGCGGACATCGAGGCTCCGACGCCATGGCGATCTCCTCAGCCAGATCCTCCGACGTCCATGCACACGCACCTCATTGGCCATAACCGTCCCCTACCTCCACGTTCGGATTCCCTCAAAGCATTTTCAACCCCGGTTCTCACCTACTGTAGCTAGCCACAGAAGTCAGCTACCTAGCTGGCTAACTTTTAACAACGTTTTTACTTTCAGCGCtcataaacccagggtcgttacagtatatttggtagtgagtggaaacaccAACCGGATGATTCACATTCATACATCCAGTAAAATATATctggctcattgttctatctACGCCAGTAGTGAGTACAGTGAGATAAGCGCTAGGAGATAACTACATTTTGAAGTTGAGGACTTATCCCACCTGACTGACTTGCCATCTCTCAAGATGCTGAGCTAATTCAGTTCTACAGTATGTGTAGGCTAAAGTCTGCGCTGACCTTGTGTTTAGCCAAGctgacagcagctagctagcatagcttgcTGATAACTGCAGTTGGCAGTCCTATCTACTGTAACTGATATTTCTCTCAAATCAATTTTGTCAAGATGGCAAGAGCCAGTGTCAGGAATGTGTTTTTTATGACACTCCACAACACCTTGCTACAAAAGTAGCGTGCAATTTAGCTTCAACGTTTCATTGCGTCATGTaaatggcggcaggtagcctagtgattacaCCGTTAGGCCAGCATCAAACcctcaagctgacaaggtaaaaatctgtcgttctgcccctgaacaaggaagttaacccactgttcttaggctgccattgtaaatgagaatttgttattaactgacttgcctagttaaatatgttACCGTGGAAAAGGTATCAGCTGTGAGTTGAATTCCCAGTCTTGAGTCAGCTCAGCTGTCCTACAACACAATATTATATAACTAGCTACTTTTGTCTCGTCTCTCCTTATGTGCGCTGTTAGATCTTTCCCGTGAGACAAAGCCCAGAACTACTAATCTCCCTACAACAGGTGGAAGCAGTGTTCTGCTAATAAAGAATGTGCAATTTGATACTTTCCTGTATGGTGTCCCGTATAAGACAGGAGTTCCCAGACATGTTTGAAGAATACAcaggaataaataaataaaaactaccAGAGGCATACACAGCACTTTCAACACATTATCATCCACACTGCACCAATCCATTTCCCTGCATTGCTCATCACACCCGTCTAACTACAGTAAATATTGCATAATGTTACATTTTGGTTTTGAGTAGAAATATTAATATAATTAGTCTAAAATGCCTAAAGTCAAACACTTCACCAAATTTGTATGCTTTAATTAAGTTTGCCATAATTGTTCCAGCTCATAAAAAAAATGCCTCAGACTAAAGTAATAGGCTGAAAGGAGGTGAACAATGTTTTTATTTCTTCAGGAAATTACACTATTATGAAATGTGTAGTCATAATAAACTACTTTGTGTTACTGATGGTTCATGAAGGCTGCACAGACACATGACCAAAGGCAGTGAAATCACATTGCTAGAAATTGACAATGTGTATTCCCCTCCAGACTTGTGGTTtgatggttgttgaacattgAGTTGTCTTAAGTCCTCCTCAAAGCAGTCAAAAGATTCAGGAAAAACTCTGAAATTTAGAGAAAGCATTAGAGCTGACCAAAGTACATTTGAAATTCATATTGTAACTGAAAGCAGTGTTAATAAGATATTACCTATGTGTCACATGGAGGAACATTCATACAGGCCAGACTTTGTTTTGGGTCCTTCAACAGTGTACAGTTCGCAAATGGTTTCCCATCAAAGTAGGCTTTAACCTTAACATGAAACCCTACTGTCTCACTGGCAAGGAAACAAATAGCAAATAAAAAGTTAGATTCACCTAATTTACACCTGACACAGCAAAACACAGCAGAGTGCATAGATTTCACACTGCACCGGATAATCCTGAATGTGCCACAGAGACCAAGCCATGCATAAATCGTATGTAGCCTATTTATTAAGAAGCATAGGAGCGGACACACACAAGCTACTTGGTTAATCAGGGAATAGTATATATTATACAGTCAGTCTCCTTACTCATATGCAGACAGATCAGGTATGCACTTTTGTTCTCTGGTCCTTTTGGCTCCTTCTCCACAGGGGGGATCACACTGACTCCACTCACTCCATTCACTCCACTTACCATCAACTAAACACAAGTGAAGCATTATGTGAGGAATATTACTTCTTAAACTTACCATTTTCTTCCCAGTCTAAACAGTTCACACGTATATTATGaaaacattttgtgacgtttttgttcaTTTTGGTATTAGGCTGTATTTTATCTGGCTGTTCGAGcacacaatatatatttttaggcTTGTTGGAGTTTGGTAGCTGAAGTTTACGCCCCTTcatctgtgattggtcaacagtagggattattCTATGAAGTGTTTATCTTTAAACAACAAATGATTCGTTTTCATACACATTTTCTCATTTGAGAAATACTGCcccaaacatcttagttaaatGTGCAATTGTGAGACTAAGAcctcctctgcaaaaacatcaAAATGAATTACAGATTTATTGAGTTATCTATGATTCATTTGGAATCTTTTCAGGAAGTGTACTTGTTGCTTCGGCGTCTCAAGTGGGACAAACAGTAATATTGCcacttttttcttgtttttcaagcaaaggtattttaagggagtatgcgaacACAGACGATCACTTCGCCTAGCCGAGTTCAGCAAGGAGCAAACCAAACCTATGCATGTGGATGCCTTTAGCCTACTGCATATGAAATGCATAATTTGTATAATCCAATTATCACTGCAAAAACATACAACACTTGGGCTGAAtaaaatgtaatgaaagaaagCAAACAACACAGCTTAATAAATGGAAGCTAAAACTTGTTTAACTCACAGTGACATGAGTTAATGTCATAGCAGGCCCTGTAGTCTGTAATCTTTCCTTCACACGTCTTCCCATCAAAACCTGCGTGTTCACACCATCTTTGCCGTCTTTGCTGTCCACCAATTTTTCGACACCTAATTTTTCCTCTATTAGATTTACATTCTTCCCATCTCCCCCACTGCGACCACTGACCATCCACTGTTGGACAAAGAAATAACTATTATCCTCATGGGAAGTCTTACAGTTGTTAGGAGGACAAGAAGGATACAATGTTTTCACTACAGAGTACCATATACCTTAATAGTATTTCTGTAAAAGTGTATAATATTATTCTAATTACAGTGACAAAATCAACGTCTAAACTGAACATCAGCTGTTGACAGCTATAATCATTCTAAGAGAGGCAATTTTATCAAATGGCTATTCTGCTAAAAACAATATTTGCTCAAATGTAAATAATTGATGAAATGGGCAGAGGGGATGGGTTCTCTTCTGGCTGTCAATATTTTACCTGGGCAATGGTTTTTGGTATTGCAGATTTTTTGGTCTTTATTGGATCCAAAGCAGGGCAGACCTCCATGTTTAGGGGCTGGGTTGTTACACTGTCTGAGCATTTCATGAATCCCCACCCCACAGGTAACGGAGCAGGAGCTGGGGGGCCCCCACAGCCCCCAGTTACCATTCACTGTTGAGGATAAAGAGGGAGGTTTGTTTCACATACAGTAGGAGTACATGTCATTGCTACATTCTGTGTATGTAAACAAGTAAAAACTTTAGGGTAGCAGTCAGAACCTCAGAGGAAAATAGGATTGCTTTGCAATGCCACTTACCAGGACAGAAAGGAAGCTCATCACAGGTCCTAGTGTTGCTCCCTAACCCAGGGCATTCGTCACCAGGGGGCACTGAGGACGGTGGTGGGTTGTTGCATGATCTGTTGCGCCGCTGTGTAGGTCTGGGTAAATTCTCCCCCCCACAAGTGCCTGAGCATGGCTGCCAGCCATCCCAGTTAGACCAACCACCATGAGCTACAGTCAAAAGAAGAGGAGAGCGGACTTACTCCAGTGGAAAGACATGCCAAACTTGTATCATGTATGGTGATGGTTACTGCACATGAAGGAATAGTGTGTATTGTCTAAATCCTGATGGTCTTTACTTGGACAGATGAGATCAACCACGCAGGGTTCCTTTTCTTCACTTGGACCGTCACAGCTGCCTCCACATCTAGGTTGGGGTTCGGTGCATGTCCTCACTCTGTTTCTTACGCCCTTATTACAAGTCACTGAGCAGGGCTGCCACTGACCCCACTTACTCCATTGGCCTTGTTCTTAAAAATGTTAGGCAAGATCATCAAAAGAAGCCCAAAAAAAACCTTCTGATATTTTTTAATTTATGTTCCCTGTCTGTTAGAGAGTATGTACCTGGACAACAGCTTGAATCAATGCAGACTTTGGTCTCTAACGCGAGTTTCTGAATCTCTTTATGGGTAGTCGTCTGAGCACATTTTCCCTGTCCCTGGCATTCTCGTCGTCTCTGCGAAACTCCCTCCTTACAGGAGACAGAGCAGCGGCCCCAAGCAGTCCATTCAGACCATGAAGGTGGCCTACAGGTGCCAAAAAACACAACAAATCACATCCTGCACTGGGACATTGGATGTTCAAATCTGAAACTAATTGacaccaacctggtctcagagcatttcgtattactCTGTACTCACCCACAAGACTTGCATTTTCTGTCTGCTCCAATGTATCCGTAGTGAGGGTTAAGACAACAGTCATCCATTGTCACTTCTCCCAGTAGCCAGAGATCGTCACAATTTCCAGAATCAAAGCTGCTGTAACAGTTCACCTCCTGTGATACTggaaacatatacagttgaagttggaagtttacatacacctcagccaaatacatttaaactcagtttttcacaattcctgacatttaatccaagtaaaaattccccgtctgaggtcagttaggatccccactttattttaacaatgtgaaatgtaagaataatagtagagagaatgatttatttcagctttcatcacgatcccagtgggtcagaagtttacatacactcaattagtatttggtagcattgcctttaaatggtttaactttggtcaaacgttttgggtagccttccacaacctttccacaataagttgggtcaattttggtccattcctcctgacagagctggtgtaactgagtcaggtttgtaggcctccttgctcacacatgctttttcagttctgcccacaaatcttctataggattgaggtcatagctttgtgatggccactccaataccttgactttgttgtccttaagccattttccacaactttggaagtatgcttgggatcattgtccatttggaagacccatttgcgaccaagctttaaccttctgactgatgtcttgagatgttgcttcaatatatccacataattgtcctacctcatgatgccatctattttttaaagtgcaccagtccctcctgcagcaaagcaccgccacaacatgatgctgccacccccttgcttcacggttgggatggtattctttggcttgcaagcctccccctttttcctccaaacataacaaaggtcattatggccaaacagttctatttttgtctcatcagaccagaggacatttctccaaaaagtacgatctttgtccccatgtgcagttgcaaaccgtagtctggcttttttatggcggttttggagcagtggcttcttccttgctgagcggcctttcaggttatgtcgatattggactcgttttactgtggatattgatacttttgtacctgtttcctccagcatctagacaaggtcctttgctgttgttctgggattgatttgcactttttgcaccaaagtatgttcatctctaggaaacagaacgcatctctttcctgagcggtatgacggctgcgtggtcccatggtgtttatgtttgcgtactattgtttgtacagatgaacatggtaccttcaggcgtttggaaattgctcccaaggatgaaccagacttgtggaggtctacaatttattttctgaggtcttggctgatttatttttattttcccatgatgtcaagcaaagagacactgagtttgaaggtcgaccttgaaatatatccacaggtacacctccaattgactaaaattttctggaattttccaagctgtttaaaggcacagtcaacttagtgtaggtaaacttctgacccacaggaattgtgatacagtgaattgtaagtgaaataatctgtctgtaaacaattgatggaaaaattacttgtgtcatgcacaaagtagatgtcctaaccgacttgccaaaactatagtttgttaacaagacatttgtggtgtggttgaaaaacgagttttaatgactccaacctaagcgtatataaacttccgacttcaactgtagatcatTCATAGATTCTAATCAATACTTCAATCATTTTTCTAGTATTTCaccatatttattttttactgaaCCTTTCATTtgtcagggagtcatactgacaCCAAGGTCTCTTTTTACAGATCAAATGAacctttatttgccacatgcgctgaattacagaaaatacacacatcaaaataaaaatacaaaatgcaaGCTGAGAGAAAAACATGGTCATGAATAAGGTCAGTAATTTAATaacattttgaagattgttccTCAAATAAGGTATAAGAAAGGTAAACCAGATTTTAGTTAACACAGCGACCGAAGGAATTTCCAGGGTTAGCCATCCCTTAGACCGGTTAAGTCTAAAGTTTAGTAATGATGTTAGTTGCAGTCAAGTTTTTGTAAAAGGGCTTCATACATGAAAACCTAGCGATGTATCAACCTatgtgacatcaaagagggccaAGCAAATTTCAGGTAGAGAATGCAGGGATGAGTACCGAAACTGTCGCCCGTAATAAAGCGCCTCTGATAATCTAACGGCTTTAATAAAGTGGCAGCTGCATTTATACATATGATGTCGCCATAGTCTAGGACTGACAGGAATGTCAACTGAATAATCTGCCTTCTACTTCAACTATTTTGCAAAAGGCATGACCTATTTCTATAGAATACATATTTACTCTCAGCTTCTTAAGTAACTCATCATTATGCATTTTAAAAGACAGATTTTCATCTatccagatgcccagatatttgtAATCAGGGACAAGATAAATatggacaccatccaaagtacataTGTTTAAATTATTTGTATGAGCTCTAGACAACAACAGACTTAGTTTTTACCTGTATTCAATATTAATTTCTGGTCCATAAAGTTTTTCTGTAATACAGTGAAGGTAGACTGTAGTTCAGACCAGTGACAACCTATCATgaagggcaggtggggcagagcccaACCTGTTTGAGCCCCACATGTTTAGCTAAaagatacatttatttatttctccctgtgttgcatgttattttggcatttagacagtggcttgcgaaagtactcACCCcatttggcatttttcctattttgttgccttacaatctggaattaaaatagatttttggggggtttgtatcttttgatttacacaacctgacgaccactttgaagatgcaaaggccattccaagacatgtaaatgtttccccttaaaccactcaagtgttgctttagcagtatgcttagggtcattgtccttctggaaggtgaaccgtcccagtctcaaatctctggaagactgaaacatgtTTCCC contains:
- the pfc gene encoding properdin P factor complement 2 precursor (The RefSeq protein has 4 substitutions compared to this genomic sequence); this translates as MVRLLWTSLVLLMTIRESVSQEVNCYSSFDSGNCDDLWLLGEVTMDDCCLNPHYGYIGADRKCKSCGPPSWSEWTAWGRCSVSCKEGVSQRRRECQGQGKCAQTTTHKEIQKLALETKVCIDSSCCPEQGQWSKWGQWQPCSVTCNKGVRNRVRTCTEPQPRCGGSCDGPSEEKEPCVVDLICPTHGGWSNWDGWQHCSGTCGGENLPRPTQRRNRSCNNPPPSSVPPGDECPGLGSNTRTCDELPFCPVNGNWGLWGPPSSCSVTCGVGIHEMLRQCNNPAPKHGGLPCFGSNKDQKICNTKNHCPVDGQWSQWGRWEECKSNRGKIRCRKIGGQQRRQRWCEHAGFDGKTCEGKITDXRACYDINSCHFDGKWSEWSEWSQCDPPCGEGAKRTREQKCIPDLSAYDETVGFHVKVKAYFDGKPFANCTLLKDPKQSLACMNVPPCDA